The genomic region TTACAGCACTAGAGAAAtgccaaaaaacacaagaatatCCTCTGTACAATCCATGGGTTTACCCCTGAAAACAGTCATGGATAATCAAGGGGTTTGGGGGGGTTTAAATGAGTAAAAGTTACTTCTCCCACCCAGCCAGCATACCCATACACATGACACATTTCATGGGGTAATGCATTCTTATAAAAAGAGcttaaaaaaaaggtcaaaaaaaaaaaaaaccttcaacaTAAACCAGAAGACACCACTAAGTCTAACAGAACGTGTCCAATTGGGAGTCAGTGGGAGATCGACGTCTTAAGTTAAGCAGTGACAAGATAAAGATAAAACCAAGCGTGGCGAATCTTTGTACAAGTACTACGCTGTATAGAAAGggcttttcaaaacaaaaatttgATATTACAATTTACAATATACAACAACTCATATGTCACAACCAAGGAGGTGAGAATATACACTGAAAtgcacaggtttttttttctaagattttttttttccagagtgagctttttttcttttttcttctcatacCAAAAAGGGTGGTAAAGCACTTTTACATTACAAGGGTTTACAAATGTACAATTATACAGTCAGAAGTATGTGGTCACTACTAGGATACATTATAGATACAGATTCAACATCAAAAACCAGAAAAACTACaaagttttatatatatatttatatatatatgcaaaGGTCTACACCAAGTATACACGTTATATTTATAGAAGCAAGACCAGAAAACGAATCTCCCATGCTAAATGATCTGTCTGCTGGTTAGCTgatggcatgtgtgtgtattcgtCTATGATTCTGTGAAGTCAGACAAATTAAATACTTGTTCCATCTCATAGTGGTAAATAGCtaggatgggaggaggaggggacacTAGGATTGTGTATGCAGCAGTAGCAAAaagtgaaatgattttttttcagtttatcagaaacgatgaacagaggaaaatgaaaggagaaaaaaaacaacaacgaacaaacaaaaaatgaagggAGTGGAGCGATGAACAGAACAgtcacctcctctctccactccctGCAACTCCTGCCCTCCCCTCCCTCGTTGGGGCTGGGTAGGGGAAGGAGCGacaaaatctgacaaaaacTACGGCTGCCTGTAGCAACAGGCTCCTCCCGAAgggttgtcatggaaacaggGGTGCAAGGGGGTACTCAGCATCCTCGGTGAGTAGATTCCGGTGATAAACGTAGGCATGATGCCTTCTGAGGGGGTCGGACAAGGACAGGAGGGGTGGGGCTGGCAGACATGACTGCATTAAGATGGTGAGGTgaagggtgggtgggtgggggaggggcaggtaTATAAGGTGGTAGACATGACTTCAGGcaaggggaggagggggaggcggaCTGGTTTACATGATGCCGTTAGGTGGGCCGCAGAGAGGACCCAGGTCAACGCCGTTCTTCATGTAGTACTTCTCCAGCTTGGCCAGGATGTGTTTTCCATAGGTATACTTCCTCAGGGTGGAGATATGGGGCCGGATCTGCACGGAGACAGAAACGTGTTCAGTACACTCTTCAAatatggttgtgtgtgtgtgtgtgttttcccttcaCTTGTGCAGGCGtttcacagcaacaaaaataaagtattttgtCAACATCAAAACAGCAACACCCAAAATCAATGATCCTTTCAGCTTAAGTCAGCTTCTGTGTCGTTGCCTGAGAAACCATTGACACCAGTGACCTGACCAAGAGCCTATTGATGTGCAAGTAAATGAGAGAGGTTGGGTTGGGGGGACACATGCCATTTTTTGCCTTGAGATACCATTTTATAAAGGCTGGCCAAAGCTGATCATGGCAACACACAGGACGACGCCATTCCTTCCACCTACCTTGTGCATTACGATCTTGCGCTGGGTGGGTTCGGCCACGTCGATCATCTTCTGCACCACGTAGTTGGCGTATTGATCCTTCATCATGGTGTATAAGGCACTGTGGGGGCCCTCAGTCAGGCTGACACACTTCATCTATCAGTACCGCCCGTTCTGCCCGCGACGCATGGGTCACGCACTTCTCCACCACATTActagacagagaaaagaaggagtGAGGGTTGAGGGGAGTTTAAATACTGAAGCTCCTAGTCTGGATGTAGTTGTGGAGAAACAAAAGTAAAACCGTTTTCAAAGGTGGACGGAACAAGACGGAgaccttgtgtttgtgtgtttgtgctgggtTTTACCTAGCAAACTTGTGCTGGCTGAGTCCCAGTACATTGCCTCTGATCTCCGCCACTATCTTGCTCTTATCCTCAGCTCGGCCGTGTTCCAAAACGTGCTGGATTACATAGTTGCCATACTGGtcctaaataaaacaaaccacacagacacattaactAAAACGTGAGGAGGACAGCTGGTGCCTCTGACgtcacatcaaacacactgcCAACTTCAAAAATCTGGAGGCTCTGAGAAGAGCTTTATATAAGCCAACTTGAGGTGTCATTATCCTGAAAAACATAACTGGAGGAAgtgaaaagacagcagtgagtgctagtttgtgcgtgtgtgtgtgttacctgcactagctgctctgtgtgttgatGGAGCTCCTCCAGTATAGGCAGCGTCTGTTCAGGAAGGCAGTGTTCAAGAATGCGCTGGATGACTCGGCAGCCGTAAGGGTGAGTGGAGAGGGCAAAAACCTGAGAGACATATGTAATTATACATCATTAGTcattacagagacacacacacacacacacagtgctccTGGAGCTCAGTAACTTCACCTTTTAAAATGCACTGTCCTACCTGTGGGAGGCTTTGGCCTTGGTAACACTACTTTAGGTGTGTTTTGATCTGTACTGGACTCGATTGTCACACAACCTTGACAAATTCTACAATGTGTGAAACTTCCAGGTGTCGTGATGCTATTTGTGCGTTTTAGGATCCACatatcactgcagcagctgtttctaCAGAACTGGATGCAGCTATGGTATCAAAGTGTTTACCACACAAAGAGATACTATTACAGAAAtcgtctttaaaaaaaataggcgaggcaaaacaaacattactaCCGTGTTTGTGCCTCTTTAACTTTGGCTCAGTCTCTCTTGTACTCATTCTGACTTTCTGAATGTAAAATTTATAGTTTCCTTTCGAACAAGACCAGATTTATGACTGTACTCAAAAAGGTTGAAGGACAgtaacctttttattttggctACATTATTTTTGGGCTTAAAAACCAGGGTGTCTTTGGGGTGTGTTAACCACGACACTAATGTATCTCTGCTCAAACTTTCCTCCCCTATGGTGCAGAAAGTCCCTTGGATTATAGAACCAAATGATCACAGGCATACTTTAACATACCCAGCCCTCCCCTGCAGGGAAGGTGAAAGCAAATTCCTGACATGCTTTCAGCTACACAAACAAATCTGAGCCACCGAGTAGAAAACACGCAGTTACACAACATGCAAATGTGCGAGAGGCAAAACACTCACACGTCAGTGAGATTTACAGCCAAAACATCATGAGCGAAATGTTCCATTTATATTAAACAAAAGGTGCATGCATCAACACACATTATCTTTCTTTTAACACTTTATGCTAATGTAACATTTAGCTGGTGGATAGAAGATGGCTGTTACCACTGGGCTGAGGTTTCTGTTGCCACGGCAACGAACCCCGTCCCTGGAAAGGACTGAGTATGTGTGCCTATGTACTTTGGCGGTGACAATATGCTTGCTGCCTCAAGGTAGCGACTGTGTATGTGCGCCATgcaagtgaatgtgtgtgtgtgtggatgtcagCCAAGCACCGGCAGGCTTCGGTGATTGAATGTggaaatattttgtgtgtgcgtgcacagaGGGGACCCACCTGTCCCTTAAAGGCATCTATGATGAAGTGCAGCGCATGAGGCTGGACACACTCGATACACTTTTGCACCACGTGGTTACCATTCTGGTCCTTCACACACTTCAACACATGGCCATCCAGCTCCCGCACCATCTCACTCTgcagggaagaagaggaagaggaggaggaggaggaggaggaggaggaggaggaggaggagagcagagcatGAGGGAGGCAGAATGTGGAGAGGGACATGTAATTGTTTGTGAGAAATCAAATATTGCCTGAAAGCATTTTCCAAACTCTCCTTCATTTTTCACAGTGGCTCACAGCCCAACAAGTAACACTGAGCTTTGCCCTGAAGAAATCTATTGAGGTCTATTGAGGAGAGATGGAtactcccctccctctccctctcacacaacCTTACTTTTTCCTAAAACCACTGAATTTAAGCAAAATCATTTCCTGTTGATATTCAGCTAGATTTATCTTAACACCTGGAGTTCAACATTTGCATATAAACTGTGGTATCATTAGCCTCATTCATCGTTGATGATAGAGTGCCTGAGAGGAACCTGCTGCTACACGAGGCAGCTCTATCATAAAACCCACAATGTAGatgaaaaatgtcagttcagCGTGACGGGCGAACCTCTTTATTGATGCAGAATTCTgctataaaaatacaaattagtGATCTTTGAACAATCCACTCTCACAAGTGGGCACACAGACAGTAGACGTGCTTTGAAATTGGGACACTGGGATATTTTGCTACTTTATTTCTGACAGTAACAAGCAAATCACAGCACAGTCATGGCTGAATGTGTTTAATTAAGGTCATTCTAGGCCAAAGGGTACAGTTCAGTACAGTTGTTCCCTtgtttacacactcacacagcccAGTGAGAACTAGTGTACTTACAATGACCTGCTGATCCGAGGGGATGAACTCCAGAGCTTTCTGAATGACCCTGCAGCCGTACATCTGCAGGGCCAGAGACAACACATGACCTCGGATCCTCTCTGCCAGAGCCAGCTTCTGGTCCAGGCTGccaaactaaaacacacatgcacacaaaataaACCTGTAAATCCTCTAATCCATTTGATGAGACATGACACAATAACATGTAcgtaacacattcacacaggccacaaatcacatttaaaaaagagagtgagaataATTGAAAAATGAGATTTTCCTCATGAAATCAATCTTGGCGACCCAAATAACACATAGCATCATCTTTGGTGATAAAGACCAGCTCCTCACACATACCTCAAAGAACTTCTGGATGACGTAATTTCCAAAGACGTCCACCATAAGCTGGTAGGCCGCCTGCAGTATCTCACTGAAGACAAGCTGGCGCTCTGCTGAACTGGCTCGCTCCAATTTCAACTGGATAAACctttaaaagacagagaggataACCGCTGCATTAACCACAGATATCTTTTATATTAAGTCCCACAGATATCTtttgctctctcctctcctttagCTTTTGCATTGTGCAAAAACCTCATGAGAAAATGTACTCCTTAGTTTATAAAGGGGATTTACAAAGTTTGGATGAACttgaagacaaagacaaataaactcatcagagagtgacagagcaacaaaatgagacagatgtacaaagacagagagagagagcagctcctGTAACTTTAACCCGAGGGAATAGTCAGACAAGAGGAGGTGAAACTCAgcatgaaggaaaaaaacaaaaaacaaaggaggAGTTGAAGGAACCAAGCAGCCTGCGAGGTGCAGTGATAGAAGCCAGGCAAAACATGGAGATAAAAAGGACAGTGATGCTTAAGAGACTGGGGAGGGAAAATGTCTGGAATGTGCAGACTGGACGTCATGCTGTATTAATAGATCATTTCAGTGGAAAAGTCTGCATTTGAGGCACTGCTGGTTTAACCCAGACAGACCCAGAAACCAGGACCCCAGAGTGGCCTCCGGGGCCCCTGCCTCCAAATTAGCACGTATTCGTTACCATCTGGTTAGAGATCACGGTTTGTGCTGTTATCAGTGAAGAAAAATACTTGTGGATATACAGGCTACGGCAGGAACAAAACACTGTTTGTAAAAGGAGGCAGTGTCTGAAATATTCATATCACAGTCTTTGTGTTTACACCCTCATACCTATTCAAAGGTTATACCTGCATAAACTGAGCATGAACCTGAAATCTGGCGGTATAGTGTCGTCTGTGGAGgacgtacacacacaggcatgtcCTGAGGGCTGTCATCTGAGCAAATCAAGCCTGGTCACATTGTGTGTTGAATAACTTTTATCTGGCACTCAACTATGAACTTGAACCACAGTTGTTACCCAGCACTGCCTTAGAGGTCAGACTTTGACACTGAGTCAAACAGCATATTTCCAGGGTCACTGATCAGGCTTTGTTTGCAGGTCATTTGCGTACAAAGAggaatttgttttatttggcaAGTAGTGATGCTTCATGTGTGCATTTTGATTTGCTGGTTTCTTCTCTGCTCAGTGTATTTCATGTGGCGTTTGTTGGTGAGTACCTGCTCCCGTGCTGGTCCTGGCTGAACTCCATGATGTGGCCGGCGATGTCTCGGAGCTGCAGGTTGGGGTAGCGGTTGTTCCTGAAGTCCTCCAGCAGGCGGCTCCGGCCCGACGGCATCACATCCGACATGCCGTAGCGTAGTCGTGACGACGGGAACAGCTGGCTGCTGGGTGAGAAGAGGGAGGAGCCTGAGCTGGCGGCGCTGCGGTACTTGGCTTCCGCTCCAGGGGCAGCGGAGATGAAACGCCCACTGCCATTGGTCAGGCCTCCTGTGGGGTCAGCGAGAACAGGCAGACGATTGTTACAAAGTCAGATAATAACCAATCATCAGATCATAGTCAGTACGTACAGTCATAGTCAAGAACTATGAACATGAAACAAATTCCATGCTTATAGTTATTTTAGGTAagattttttgcagtttttagaAAGCACATGAAGTTTTTTTTCAGCTGATGACACTGCAGTACTAAAATTTTCAGACTGTAtcataaaaattacattttagctctgcaggacagaaacacagcactGGATGGCAGCACTGCCTCAAACATGAAGCCAAGGAAAGACCCATGTCTTGTGCCTCTATTAAGTATCCAGTCTAATCAGGTACCTACCAGCACTATctaaaaaaccaaaaaaaattcTACCTGATACGATCTTAACCTTTGATGCAGGTTTAGGTTTTGTACAAGTgttgataaaactgaaataaacaacaaatatacTAGAAACTGAAGTTTTCTCAAGCGACATCTGAACCAGGTGATAGATAAATACTTGACTGAGGTTTGGTTGCTGCAGCATGATTTCAATCTTGACAATATGTAGATATCCCAGTTAGTGCCTTTACAGAGTAGTTGAGGACATCATGGCTTAGTTTCCTCCCTTAAAAAAAGGGTGTCATTTCCTgcagtttttattcatatacTATGACACCTCCAAAGACTTGAAAGTTGCCAAGGCTATGTAATCTATCACAGTCATTATGAAACCTCAGCTTGGCTCTGTCGGTTTatttgattgttgttgtttcttcttcagCACACTGGAGTTGAATGTTTGCATTACACTTCACTCTGCCAACTGTCAATCATGAACACACATGGGAACCAACTAAAGTCTCAGCTGGTAATTAATGCCTCAAAACATGCTGCCTTACAAATTTGCTGTCACATTTAAGTCCTGCAGTTAGGAAAATCTTGTTAATTGCAACAGCAGTTTTTTTCAAGCCAGATTGGAAACATTTGGTATGCTAATTTGAGAACTTTGTTAATGGAAACATCAAATGTAGATATGTGAACGTTACAATTTTGGAATATAAGACTATATGTTAAGACTAAATAAACTAAAGCAGTCAGGCTCACAAAGTCTTTATACTGTAGGTGTGTGCATCATATCATAGCGAAAAACCTGTCATACTAACTTATATACAATGTTAACTGATATATTCAAGCATTTACACACAACAGTCAAGCTTCCGGTTGGGTCTGACAAAACTGCACAGTTTCCACGGAGCTGATCATTAAAGAAAAAGCTTTTCAAGAAGTTATCAATCACCTTAAATCAAAAAAGACGCTTACCAAGATTGAGGTTGGACGAGGAGCTGTGATTGGacagggagggtgggggtgtgaGGGAGTGGGAGGGGCCCTGGTTGGGCAGAGGCATGCCCACGGGGCCAGGGGAAGGACTGAAGCCCAAGGTGCCATTATAGAAGCCCCCGTGGCCAATCGGGGTGAGGCTGGAGGGCGTGCGTTTGTACAGCTCATTGTTGCCTGTCAGGGAGTCCCGTCTGGACCCACTGCCACCACTTGAGTTGGCCACtagagggagacaaagacatATTAGATCATAGTATCTACAGgaattgttcatttttaattaactgttcttttgtttaattattagCACCTATGTTTTAGTGTAAATCACTTATTTAAAAACTACGAAACACCAACAAACTCCAGCTGACCAATCTGTCAACAGACCATGTGTTTTCCTACCTGCAGTGCCGAAGCCTCCCAGCGTGGCCCCCAGAGTGGCACCaagggaggaagaggcaggCTGGCTGAAGCCCAAGGAGGCAGACCCCGGTCCGGGCTGGGCAGAGCCTTGTGAGAAAAGGGACGAGCTCtgggaggaggagctgagggaggaggaacCGTAGAAGGAGCTCCCTCCCAGAGCGCCACCAGGGCCCccctgctgctgaggctgctgggaCGTCATGGCACGGAACGGACCGTTGGCCCCGCCACCAAGACCGCCGTTGGCACCAcctgcagatgctgctgctgctgcaactggaggaggagaaacagcaggagaggCGAGAGAACAGTGAGAGAAGTTTCCCTCTACCTCAGCTACATGTCCTTCTCAAAGAGAGAGTAAATAATCAGGCAAATTTTTCATATCGGTAACAATTCTTCTCTTTAACACCAGTACTGATGTAAACCCACATTCCCCTTGATACTGAACACAATGACTCATGGGAACTTCTTGTAAAGAAAGACTAGACTCAAAAAGTACAGTCTCATAATCTCTTAATTGCACACTCTGGTTAGATGGAACATTGAGAACATGTTTGGAAAGACCAAAATGTGTAATCCTTGTTTTGTGTGCATGACACTCAATCTTTGTCCTGTTGCctacagtgaaaaacaaaggcACCCTGGACTCTTCTGACCGTGTTTTACATGCATTACTGGGTTACCTGCTTGTGCTGCGGAAGGAGATATGATGACAGAGGCAGGGGCCATGAGGCGGACAGGGCCACTCCTAGCTCCAGTGTTGACCACCAGGGCTCCTGTCTGGTCATAGTAGGCTGCTGGGGCCAAGACTGGGTACCCTGAGGAAGAAAAGGGACATTCAGAGAGTATCTAAACTAATTTTATCAAGCTATGTTTCCCCTTAGAATACTGTGAACATTGGGGGTTGTGGACTATTTCAGTCCAATTTCAGCATCACTTTTTATAGGCAATGTTGCTGTAATAGCAAATGTAATTGGGTTTGTTGGGAGTTTTGCCAAAGTAATAAAACCAGTTTGCTGCTTGTCATTCTCACCGGGGACTCCTGCTGCTAACCCCTGACCGAAGGCAAGGGCTGAgttgac from Lates calcarifer isolate ASB-BC8 linkage group LG3, TLL_Latcal_v3, whole genome shotgun sequence harbors:
- the pum1 gene encoding LOW QUALITY PROTEIN: pumilio homolog 1 (The sequence of the model RefSeq protein was modified relative to this genomic sequence to represent the inferred CDS: deleted 1 base in 1 codon) produces the protein MSSVCVLKRKAVLWQDSFSPHHRSTSPSMPVVLSSGGHAPPTGQTPQATPPSQQGVAGAGRSQDDAMVDYFFQRQHGEQPGKHRWPTGDNIHDSQVRSMDELNHDFQALALEGRAMGEQLLTGKKFWETDDSGKDGPKGIFLDQWRDSAWGASDHSVSQPIMVSRRPGQGFHGGGDVGVGSVMSPRSESGGLGVSMVEYVLSSSPADKLDSCLRKGPYGQRDGEVEEEKREKPKATFEGEKLKELTEVEADVISDVINPNGLPVQNGLDVDVKEFGRPPGNMPAPGPEGDLLGGPGGVGAEGLTPLGGGGGPKPPEDFSGVEQGGVTMDPMESVMEPLQFDYNSQMPMDSAPTVGLFDYTNQQQLFQRNNALAVQQLTAAQQQQYALAAAQQPHIGLAPAFVPNPYIISAAPPGTDPYAAGLAAAATLGPAVMPPQYYGVTPWGVYPANLFQQQAAAANSSANQQAAGQGQQNQQQVMRAGGNQRPLTPSQGQQGQQNDQLVAAAAVNSALAFGQGLAAGVPGYPVLAPAAYYDQTGALVVNTGARSGPVRLMAPASVIISPSAAQAVAAAAASAGGANGGLGGGANGPFRAMTSQQPQQQGGPGGALGGSSFYGSSSLSSSSQSSSLFSQGSAQPGPGSASLGFSQPASSSLGATLGATLGGFGTAVANSSGGSGSRRDSLTGNNELYKRTPSSLTPIGHGGFYNGTLGFSPSPGPVGMPLPNQGPSHSLTPPPSLSNHSSSSNLNLGGLTNGSGRFISAAPGAEAKYRSAASSGSSLFSPSSQLFPSSRLRYGMSDVMPSGRSRLLEDFRNNRYPNLQLRDIAGHIMEFSQDQHGSRFIQLKLERASSAERQLVFSEILQAAYQLMVDVFGNYVIQKFFEFGSLDQKLALAERIRGHVLSLALQMYGCRVIQKALEFIPSDQQVISEMVRELDGHVLKCVKDQNGNHVVQKCIECVQPHALHFIIDAFKGQVFALSTHPYGCRVIQRILEHCLPEQTLPILEELHQHTEQLVQDQYGNYVIQHVLEHGRAEDKSKIVAEIRGNVLGLSQHKFASNVVEKCVTHASRAERAVLIDEVCSLTEGPHSALYTMMKDQYANYVVQKMIDVAEPTQRKIVMHKIRPHISTLRKYTYGKHILAKLEKYYMKNGVDLGPLCGPPNGIM